A single genomic interval of Saccharospirillum mangrovi harbors:
- a CDS encoding carbohydrate ABC transporter permease, producing MTAHSPSEISYSAHAARWGLMFITALFVLLPFWITVLGGFKTQGELSANPLGLPKVWQTEAYTDILVSPKTWHMLGNSVLITGFTVALVLILASMLAFTFSHIKFAGRNYLYSYVILGMMFPGATAILPLFIKIRDLGLLDTYAGVILPQVAFGLAMSVLLFRTFFEQLPKDLFEAALVDGCGYGRFFWRIVIPLSQPILATVGVFVLVQSWNNYIFPLIMLNDQSVYPWPLGLMEFRGQYGAEWNRILAYITITILPAVVFFLFAQKYIVAGLTGGAVKG from the coding sequence ATGACTGCACACTCGCCCTCTGAAATCAGTTACTCCGCTCACGCCGCGCGCTGGGGTTTGATGTTCATCACCGCGCTCTTTGTGCTGCTGCCGTTTTGGATCACGGTACTTGGTGGTTTTAAAACCCAAGGCGAACTGAGTGCCAATCCATTGGGTTTGCCCAAGGTTTGGCAGACCGAGGCATACACCGACATTCTGGTCAGTCCGAAAACCTGGCACATGCTCGGCAATTCGGTGTTGATCACCGGCTTTACCGTAGCGCTGGTATTGATCCTGGCGTCCATGCTGGCGTTCACCTTTTCACACATCAAATTCGCGGGCCGGAATTACCTCTATTCCTACGTCATTCTCGGCATGATGTTTCCAGGTGCGACGGCGATACTGCCGTTGTTCATCAAAATTCGTGACCTCGGCCTGCTCGACACCTACGCCGGTGTCATCCTGCCGCAAGTGGCGTTTGGTCTGGCAATGAGCGTGTTGTTGTTCCGCACTTTCTTTGAACAATTACCTAAAGATTTATTTGAAGCGGCGCTGGTGGATGGCTGCGGTTACGGGCGGTTTTTCTGGCGCATCGTCATCCCGTTGTCGCAACCTATTTTGGCAACCGTGGGTGTATTTGTGCTGGTGCAAAGTTGGAACAATTACATCTTCCCGCTGATCATGCTGAACGATCAATCGGTCTATCCGTGGCCGCTGGGATTGATGGAATTTCGCGGTCAGTATGGCGCGGAGTGGAACCGTATTCTGGCGTACATCACCATCACTATTTTGCCGGCGGTGGTGTTCTTTTTATTCGCACAAAAATACATCGTCGCTGGTTTAACCGGCGGCGCGGTAAAAGGTTAA
- a CDS encoding carbohydrate ABC transporter permease produces the protein MSAQILSSHRTPWTQRLNAWFYRHNQGGRLTTLVLFLPPALTVFTLFVILPISESGLYSFFRWNGFTELSEGGRFVGLRNFAQMLQHDVFHVAVWNTLKIVLISLVIQLPLAMAVALAVASKSRINNLFRLIFFLPFILADVVAGLIWRFIYDGGTGLVAAVTNLFNLEAFYPLADADWAFNAILVVVIWKYFGYHMMIYIAGLQGISDDMIEAAKLDGASPWKIITKVKLPLIWPAIRLSIFFSVIGALQFFEMAMPLVQSGGPGGSAHTIVTYLYEFGIVRTRVGFGSAVAVVLFLACAVFAFTYQRYVMRQRD, from the coding sequence ATGAGTGCCCAGATTTTGTCGTCTCACCGTACGCCTTGGACGCAACGCCTGAACGCCTGGTTTTATCGCCACAACCAAGGCGGCCGGCTGACAACCCTGGTGTTGTTTTTGCCGCCGGCGCTAACGGTGTTCACCCTTTTTGTTATTTTGCCGATCAGTGAATCCGGCTTGTATTCGTTTTTCCGCTGGAACGGTTTTACCGAATTATCGGAAGGCGGTCGCTTTGTCGGGCTGCGTAATTTTGCTCAGATGCTGCAACACGATGTGTTTCATGTCGCCGTCTGGAATACCTTGAAAATTGTGTTGATTTCGTTGGTGATTCAGTTGCCTTTGGCGATGGCCGTGGCGTTGGCAGTCGCCTCGAAAAGCCGCATCAACAATCTGTTTCGACTGATTTTTTTCCTGCCGTTTATTCTGGCCGACGTGGTCGCCGGTTTGATCTGGCGCTTTATTTACGACGGCGGAACAGGCCTGGTTGCGGCGGTGACCAATCTGTTCAACCTGGAAGCGTTCTACCCGCTGGCCGATGCCGACTGGGCGTTCAATGCCATCCTGGTGGTCGTAATCTGGAAGTACTTTGGTTACCACATGATGATTTACATCGCCGGGTTACAAGGCATTTCCGACGACATGATTGAGGCCGCCAAACTCGATGGCGCCAGCCCGTGGAAAATCATCACCAAAGTGAAATTGCCATTAATCTGGCCGGCCATTCGATTGTCGATTTTCTTCAGCGTCATTGGCGCGTTGCAGTTTTTCGAAATGGCAATGCCGTTGGTGCAATCCGGTGGGCCGGGTGGCTCGGCACACACCATCGTTACGTATTTGTATGAATTCGGCATCGTGCGCACCCGCGTCGGTTTCGGCAGCGCGGTGGCCGTGGTGTTGTTCCTGGCGTGCGCCGTGTTCGCTTTTACTTACCAGCGCTATGTCATGCGCCAGCGCGATTAG
- a CDS encoding glycoside hydrolase family 43 protein translates to MADIQIQNPILPGFNPDPSICRVGNDYYIATSTFEWYPGVQIHHSTDLVNWTLIARPLNRPDLLDMRGNPDSCGIWAPCLTHSDGRFYLVYTDVKRHSGDAKDVHNYITTCEKIDGDWSAPIYINSSGFDPSLFHDDDGRKWFVNMLWDYRPGKPKFGGIVLQELDAKSLKPFGPVRNIFHGSELGMEEGPHLYKRNGYYYLLTAEGGTEYNHASTLARSRDIAGPYELHPLTHIVTSRSNPQAHLQRAGHGDWVETLEGETFFVHLCSRPLRNRGRSPLGRETAIQRLEWRDDGWPWPLEGDPTPRVEVAPPTGLDVSRTPQPREQHCDFSSSQLPIDFQWLRMPYPEELFSLTERPGYLRLFGRESLGSLFRSALVARRQQALCYTATTTLEFEPEHFQQMAGLVCYYNSRKYHYLYVSHDEQLGRCLAIMSCEGDANGHARYPLGESPIALPDGPIRLRADVQFEHLYFSYALSNDDWRRLPFKLEYSWLSDEAGTGAGNNFTGAFVGMAAQDLAGTAQPADFADFHYQELS, encoded by the coding sequence ATGGCCGATATTCAGATTCAAAATCCGATATTACCGGGCTTCAATCCAGACCCGTCGATCTGCCGCGTGGGCAACGATTACTACATCGCAACCTCGACGTTTGAGTGGTATCCCGGCGTGCAGATTCACCACTCAACCGATCTGGTGAACTGGACCTTGATTGCCCGGCCGTTAAACCGACCGGACTTGCTGGACATGCGCGGCAACCCGGATTCCTGCGGCATCTGGGCACCCTGTCTGACGCACAGCGACGGCCGGTTTTATCTGGTTTACACCGACGTCAAACGCCACAGTGGCGACGCCAAAGACGTGCACAATTACATCACCACCTGCGAGAAAATCGATGGCGACTGGAGCGCGCCGATTTACATCAATTCCAGTGGTTTTGATCCATCGCTGTTTCACGACGACGACGGCCGCAAATGGTTTGTCAACATGCTGTGGGATTACCGCCCGGGCAAACCGAAATTCGGCGGCATCGTGTTGCAGGAGCTCGACGCCAAATCGCTCAAACCTTTCGGCCCGGTGCGCAACATTTTCCACGGCAGCGAACTGGGCATGGAAGAAGGGCCGCATCTGTACAAACGCAACGGCTATTACTATTTGCTCACCGCCGAAGGCGGCACCGAATACAACCATGCCTCTACCTTGGCGCGCTCGCGCGACATTGCCGGGCCGTATGAATTGCATCCGCTGACGCACATCGTTACGTCGCGCTCGAATCCTCAGGCGCATTTGCAGCGCGCCGGCCATGGCGACTGGGTGGAAACGCTGGAAGGCGAAACGTTTTTTGTGCATCTGTGCAGCCGGCCGTTGCGCAATCGTGGTCGCAGTCCACTCGGTCGTGAAACCGCCATTCAACGTCTGGAATGGCGCGACGACGGCTGGCCCTGGCCGCTGGAGGGCGACCCGACACCGCGCGTTGAAGTGGCACCGCCGACCGGATTGGACGTCAGCCGAACGCCGCAACCGCGCGAACAACATTGCGATTTTTCCAGCAGCCAATTGCCCATCGATTTCCAATGGCTGCGCATGCCGTACCCGGAAGAATTATTCAGCCTGACCGAACGCCCGGGCTACTTGCGGCTGTTTGGTCGGGAATCGTTGGGCAGCCTGTTTCGTTCGGCGCTTGTGGCTCGCCGCCAGCAGGCACTGTGTTACACCGCCACCACAACGCTGGAATTCGAGCCGGAACATTTTCAGCAGATGGCAGGCCTGGTGTGTTACTACAACTCGCGCAAATACCATTACCTGTACGTCAGCCACGACGAACAACTCGGTCGCTGCCTGGCGATCATGAGTTGCGAAGGCGACGCCAACGGCCACGCTCGTTACCCCCTGGGCGAGTCACCCATCGCGCTGCCCGACGGCCCCATTCGCTTGCGCGCCGACGTCCAATTCGAGCACCTGTATTTCTCCTACGCCTTGAGCAATGACGACTGGCGGCGGCTGCCGTTCAAACTCGAATATTC
- a CDS encoding extracellular solute-binding protein: MIRFKTLLPVSLAALSLMATTMSAQAEEVVNVLHNQQDEKIRAAWEEIRQDFEAQHPDIRVNLEFQDDSAMKQRLPTLLQSNAKPHLYWSFGGANYRTRATSGLLADITDKADGLRANISPGALSAFEIDGRLYGAPYRLAQVGFWYNKRLFEQAGVSADDIETWDDFLDVVQQIKDAGITPIAAGGGERWPLHFYWTYLAMRIGGQDLFNDILADKASFDNAAYIRAGVELQRLADLDPFQPGYLGAKYNEAANVFGNHQAAIHLMGEWDIGVQRSESESGEGVNDNDLGYFSFPAVTGGQGDPSATLGGVDGWAFTAGNGTDAAVEWLTFFLSPENQARLAEQDIIIPVARGAETHVQNPHMKVIAENIAHSSWHQVFWDQALGADVGGVINDISAELTSGDETPEGAVERIQEAWDFR; encoded by the coding sequence ATGATCCGTTTTAAGACCCTGCTGCCGGTTTCACTGGCGGCGCTCAGTTTGATGGCAACAACGATGTCGGCTCAGGCCGAAGAAGTTGTGAACGTGCTGCACAACCAACAGGATGAAAAAATCCGCGCCGCCTGGGAAGAAATTCGCCAGGACTTCGAAGCGCAACATCCGGACATTCGCGTCAACCTGGAATTCCAGGACGACTCCGCGATGAAGCAGCGCCTGCCTACCTTGCTGCAATCGAACGCCAAACCGCATCTGTACTGGAGCTTCGGTGGTGCCAACTACCGCACTCGTGCCACTTCTGGTTTGCTCGCCGACATCACCGACAAGGCCGATGGCCTGCGCGCCAACATTTCACCGGGGGCGCTGTCCGCCTTTGAAATCGATGGCCGTTTGTACGGTGCGCCGTATCGTCTGGCTCAGGTCGGCTTCTGGTACAACAAACGTCTGTTCGAACAGGCGGGCGTGTCGGCCGATGACATTGAAACCTGGGACGACTTCCTCGACGTCGTTCAGCAAATCAAAGATGCCGGCATCACACCCATTGCCGCTGGCGGCGGTGAGCGCTGGCCGTTGCACTTCTACTGGACCTACCTCGCCATGCGCATCGGTGGTCAGGATCTGTTCAACGACATCCTGGCCGACAAAGCCAGTTTCGATAACGCAGCCTACATCCGCGCCGGCGTTGAACTGCAACGTCTGGCCGATCTCGATCCGTTCCAGCCGGGCTACCTGGGCGCCAAGTACAACGAAGCGGCCAACGTGTTCGGCAACCATCAGGCAGCCATTCATCTGATGGGCGAATGGGACATCGGCGTGCAGCGTTCGGAGTCTGAAAGTGGCGAAGGCGTTAACGACAACGACCTGGGCTACTTCAGCTTCCCGGCCGTGACTGGCGGCCAGGGCGATCCGTCTGCAACCCTGGGCGGCGTCGATGGCTGGGCGTTCACGGCCGGTAACGGCACCGATGCCGCCGTTGAATGGTTGACGTTCTTCCTGTCGCCGGAAAACCAGGCGCGTCTGGCCGAGCAAGACATCATCATTCCGGTCGCTCGCGGCGCTGAAACCCATGTGCAAAACCCGCACATGAAAGTGATTGCCGAGAACATCGCGCACTCATCCTGGCATCAGGTGTTCTGGGATCAGGCGCTGGGCGCGGATGTCGGTGGCGTCATCAACGACATTTCGGCTGAGCTGACTTCCGGCGATGAAACGCCCGAAGGTGCTGTCGAACGCATCCAGGAAGCCTGGGATTTCCGTTAA